A genomic stretch from Desulfotignum balticum DSM 7044 includes:
- a CDS encoding Txe/YoeB family addiction module toxin, with protein sequence MFTKQAQKDAKKISSSGLKSKAEEIIEILRNDPYQTPPPYEKLIGDLSGACSRRLNIQHRIVYQMSRVTRN encoded by the coding sequence GTGTTTACCAAACAAGCTCAGAAGGATGCTAAAAAAATCTCATCATCCGGACTGAAATCAAAGGCAGAAGAAATCATAGAGATATTGAGAAATGATCCATACCAGACACCACCCCCCTATGAGAAATTGATCGGCGACTTATCAGGTGCCTGTTCAAGAAGGCTGAATATTCAACACAGAATTGTTTACCAGATGTCAAGGGTCACGAGAAATTGA
- a CDS encoding type II toxin-antitoxin system HicB family antitoxin, producing the protein MKLKVVLEPSEEGGFTAYVPSLPGCISEGDSRQEALENIREAIDLYLEPVEDDMSFVPGTEIMELAI; encoded by the coding sequence ATGAAACTTAAAGTTGTTCTTGAACCAAGTGAGGAAGGGGGATTTACTGCCTATGTTCCGAGTCTCCCGGGTTGCATCAGCGAGGGAGATTCCAGGCAGGAAGCGTTGGAAAACATCAGGGAGGCAATTGATCTGTATCTTGAGCCTGTCGAAGATGACATGTCTTTTGTGCCTGGTACGGAAATCATGGAACTTGCCATATGA
- a CDS encoding type II toxin-antitoxin system HicA family toxin codes for MTKIPSVAYDRIIRTLQRDGWVVVRQKGSHIRLQKRTRDEVLKLTVPAHNPVKRSTLSHILKQARMDVDRFLSLM; via the coding sequence ATGACAAAAATTCCGAGTGTCGCATATGACAGAATCATTCGAACCCTCCAGCGGGACGGGTGGGTTGTGGTCAGGCAGAAGGGAAGCCACATAAGACTTCAAAAACGAACCCGGGATGAAGTCTTAAAACTGACGGTTCCAGCCCACAACCCTGTTAAACGGTCTACTTTGTCGCATATTTTAAAGCAGGCCCGGATGGATGTCGACCGGTTCCTGAGTTTAATGTAG
- the istB gene encoding IS21-like element helper ATPase IstB, translated as MSNTLVMDRIESNLTRLKLPRIYEVLGGLAKTAEEQGKSYLSFLDELLEEEVAAKEQRRIETALKISGLPYIKSIDEFDFAFQPGLDKQKIMGLFDLSFIREKGNVIFLGPPGVGKTHLAVSLALKACQSGMSIYFTNMEDLIIKLRKDHEAGKPGKGRGYYKSSLVVVDEVGYTPITREECNLFFRFIANRYEKSSTIITSNKAFGDWTELFHDPIIVTAILDRLLHHSAVINIKGNSYRLKGKKA; from the coding sequence ATGAGTAATACCCTTGTAATGGATCGCATTGAATCCAACCTCACCCGATTAAAGCTCCCCCGGATTTATGAAGTTTTAGGCGGCCTTGCCAAGACGGCCGAGGAACAGGGAAAAAGCTATCTGTCTTTTCTCGATGAACTGCTCGAAGAGGAAGTGGCGGCAAAAGAGCAGCGCCGCATCGAAACTGCACTAAAAATATCAGGACTACCGTATATCAAAAGCATAGATGAGTTTGACTTCGCCTTCCAACCCGGCCTGGATAAACAGAAAATCATGGGACTTTTTGACTTAAGTTTTATCCGTGAGAAAGGCAATGTAATTTTCCTTGGCCCTCCCGGTGTGGGAAAGACGCATCTTGCGGTATCCCTTGCGCTGAAAGCGTGTCAGTCCGGCATGAGTATCTATTTTACCAACATGGAGGATCTGATTATCAAGCTGCGAAAGGATCACGAAGCTGGAAAGCCGGGTAAGGGCCGTGGGTACTATAAATCCTCCCTGGTCGTTGTGGATGAAGTGGGTTACACACCTATCACACGGGAAGAGTGCAATTTGTTCTTTCGTTTTATTGCTAACCGGTACGAGAAGAGCAGCACCATTATCACGTCAAATAAGGCATTCGGAGACTGGACAGAACTGTTCCATGACCCGATCATCGTGACTGCCATCCTCGATCGACTGCTTCACCACAGCGCCGTCATTAATATTAAGGGTAACAGTTACAGACTGAAAGGCAAAAAAGCATGA
- the istA gene encoding IS21 family transposase, which translates to MDILDLHRFGLTQRAIARRLGISRNTVKKYLEAPESCLKNPKPYHRTSILDPYHGTITAWLDEDEYYTATWIYDRLVNQGYAGSYETVKRKVGKLKKQKQKIAYMRFETEPGHQAQVDFGEFQVELPDGSVRKLYLFSMILGYSRRIYTELIERCDMPSFLDCHIHAFEYFVGVPDQILYDRMKNVYIAKLAGKDKFNSTLIGFAVHYGFVPKVAPAYAAWVKGKVERPYTFIREGFWRGYGFVNLIRANKDLWSWILKKDERIHGTTHEKVSARFKREQPHLNALPPQPFDTSYRIYRQVYKDCTVHFHGNRYVVPHTLVGEQVILRSKDGQLRIFQNSWLVVTYDIPSTKGNLVQKKRFYEALKKDMDMNRRKYHHAQKSKGRAKQTISPQKPQYDMDVEVRSISAYEEILQEVFA; encoded by the coding sequence TTGGACATACTGGATCTGCACAGGTTCGGCTTGACCCAGCGGGCCATAGCCCGGCGCCTGGGCATAAGCCGTAACACCGTCAAAAAATACCTTGAAGCCCCGGAAAGCTGCTTGAAAAATCCAAAGCCATATCATCGCACGAGCATTCTTGATCCTTATCACGGTACCATCACAGCTTGGCTTGATGAAGACGAATATTACACCGCCACCTGGATTTATGACCGCCTTGTCAACCAAGGCTATGCCGGCAGTTATGAAACAGTGAAGCGAAAGGTCGGTAAACTCAAGAAACAAAAACAGAAAATTGCCTACATGCGATTTGAGACAGAACCCGGTCACCAGGCCCAGGTGGATTTCGGAGAATTTCAGGTTGAACTTCCCGATGGCAGTGTCAGAAAGCTGTACCTGTTTTCAATGATTCTGGGATATTCCCGGAGAATCTATACAGAGTTGATCGAACGATGCGACATGCCAAGCTTTCTAGACTGCCATATACACGCCTTTGAGTACTTCGTCGGCGTCCCGGATCAGATACTCTATGATCGCATGAAAAATGTGTATATCGCCAAGCTGGCTGGAAAGGACAAATTTAACTCTACCCTGATAGGATTTGCCGTTCATTACGGATTCGTTCCCAAAGTAGCCCCTGCTTATGCTGCTTGGGTTAAAGGGAAGGTTGAACGTCCTTATACCTTCATCCGGGAAGGGTTCTGGCGAGGATACGGTTTTGTCAACTTAATCAGGGCCAACAAAGACCTCTGGTCTTGGATTTTAAAAAAGGATGAACGGATCCATGGCACCACCCATGAAAAAGTCAGCGCCCGGTTTAAGCGGGAGCAGCCACATTTAAATGCACTGCCTCCGCAGCCGTTTGATACCTCATATCGTATTTACCGGCAGGTGTATAAAGACTGCACTGTCCACTTTCATGGAAACCGCTATGTCGTCCCCCACACCCTGGTAGGAGAACAGGTCATCCTTCGCTCGAAAGATGGACAGCTACGCATTTTTCAAAATAGTTGGCTGGTAGTTACCTATGACATCCCATCAACAAAGGGAAATCTGGTCCAGAAGAAGAGATTCTACGAAGCCTTAAAAAAAGACATGGACATGAATCGGCGCAAATATCACCATGCCCAGAAAAGTAAGGGACGGGCAAAGCAGACGATCAGTCCCCAGAAACCCCAATATGACATGGATGTTGAGGTCCGTTCCATCTCTGCATATGAAGAAATACTGCAGGAGGTGTTTGCATGA
- a CDS encoding toll/interleukin-1 receptor domain-containing protein, translated as MQNTSEKKIYKYDIALSFAGEDREYVELVAILLKRFGVKVFYDKFEESNLWGKNLLDYLNEVYKDKARFTVMFISKHYRDKVWTNHERKSIQERAFRESSEYILPAKFDDTEIPGLYSTVSYINIEDKTPQEFANLILEKIEWEKYNRWWGRWAVDTPVMAYSGSIVIDSVDSTGFNFNISTINGAHMGDLDGYAKFINDNVAIFEVDAYDGKCELKFSKYNDVIQVNESNYCRDYHGMRAFFGGDYILEKDIFYKLKILNDIELTKLYMLLKKGKYWEEFLKCFADIHDVENIDDFDAEIISGGVPGMYTTYEAILMKNQTDVWGAFLDVDKVYYFTSNKSFIEDIPNTIKKWKSRFDDKSMKILT; from the coding sequence ATGCAAAATACATCAGAAAAGAAAATTTACAAATATGACATTGCACTCTCTTTTGCTGGTGAGGATCGAGAGTATGTCGAGCTAGTGGCTATATTACTAAAACGTTTCGGTGTGAAGGTCTTCTATGACAAATTTGAAGAAAGTAATCTTTGGGGTAAAAACTTATTAGATTATTTGAATGAGGTTTATAAGGATAAAGCAAGATTTACAGTAATGTTTATCTCTAAACATTACCGAGATAAAGTTTGGACAAATCATGAAAGAAAATCAATCCAAGAAAGAGCATTTAGAGAATCATCAGAATATATCTTACCTGCAAAGTTTGATGATACTGAAATCCCTGGCCTCTACTCAACAGTCTCATATATAAATATAGAGGATAAAACACCCCAAGAGTTCGCAAACCTAATTCTGGAAAAAATTGAGTGGGAAAAATATAATCGATGGTGGGGTAGATGGGCAGTTGATACACCTGTAATGGCATATTCTGGTTCCATCGTAATTGACTCTGTGGATTCAACCGGTTTCAACTTCAATATTTCCACTATTAATGGCGCTCACATGGGAGACTTGGATGGTTATGCCAAATTTATTAATGATAATGTCGCAATTTTTGAAGTAGATGCGTACGATGGCAAATGTGAATTGAAATTTTCTAAGTATAACGACGTAATACAGGTAAATGAATCTAATTACTGTAGAGATTACCATGGCATGCGTGCATTTTTTGGTGGTGATTACATTCTTGAGAAGGATATTTTTTATAAATTAAAGATACTAAACGATATAGAACTCACAAAACTATATATGTTATTGAAAAAAGGAAAATATTGGGAAGAGTTTTTGAAATGTTTTGCTGATATCCATGATGTAGAAAACATAGATGATTTCGATGCAGAAATCATAAGTGGTGGTGTTCCTGGAATGTATACTACCTACGAAGCTATTTTAATGAAAAACCAAACGGATGTCTGGGGCGCATTTTTAGACGTAGATAAGGTATATTATTTTACCAGCAATAAATCATTCATTGAGGATATTCCGAATACAATCAAAAAGTGGAAAAGTCGCTTTGACGATAAGTCTATGAAAATATTAACATAA
- a CDS encoding TrpB-like pyridoxal phosphate-dependent enzyme encodes MKTQKFLLTEQEMPRQWYNIMADLPTPMEPPLHPGTGQPCGPEDLAPIFPMNLIEQEVSTQRWIDIPEEILDKYAIWRPSPLFRARNLEKALDTPARIYFKNEGVSPAGSHKPNTALAQAYYNKVAGTKKITTETGAGQWGSSLAMCCAFFGIECKVFMVKISYNQKPYRRMMMETWGANCTASPSTETRAGRSILEKDPDSPGSLGMAISEAVEEAVADENTKYALGSVLNHVMIHQSIIGLEAMKQMEMAGDYPDVIIGSAGGGSNFAGLSFPFARDKINGKQIDIIAVEPTSCPTLTRGPFAYDFGDTVQMTPLLPMYTLGHNFVPAPIHAGGLRYHGMSPLVSQLVLDGIIRPEAIHQMETFKAGLTFARSEGYISAPECNHAVAMAIREALKAKEEGKEKVILFNWSGHGLVDMASYESYFRGNLADHDLPQEQIDIALKDLENLPKPRQGK; translated from the coding sequence ATGAAAACCCAGAAATTTTTATTGACTGAACAGGAAATGCCCCGGCAGTGGTACAACATCATGGCAGACCTGCCCACGCCCATGGAGCCGCCTCTGCATCCGGGCACGGGCCAGCCCTGCGGCCCGGAAGACCTGGCCCCGATTTTCCCCATGAATCTTATCGAGCAGGAAGTGAGTACCCAGCGGTGGATCGATATTCCCGAAGAGATTCTGGACAAGTACGCCATCTGGCGGCCGTCTCCTCTGTTCCGGGCCCGGAATCTGGAAAAAGCCCTGGACACCCCGGCCCGGATCTATTTCAAGAACGAAGGCGTGAGCCCGGCCGGATCCCACAAACCCAACACGGCCCTGGCCCAGGCCTATTACAACAAAGTGGCGGGCACCAAAAAGATTACCACGGAGACGGGGGCCGGGCAGTGGGGCAGCAGCCTGGCCATGTGCTGTGCGTTTTTCGGCATTGAGTGCAAGGTGTTCATGGTGAAAATTTCTTATAACCAGAAACCCTACCGCCGGATGATGATGGAAACCTGGGGGGCCAACTGCACGGCCAGCCCTTCCACGGAAACCCGGGCCGGCCGGTCCATTCTGGAGAAAGATCCGGATTCGCCGGGATCCCTGGGCATGGCCATTTCCGAAGCCGTGGAGGAAGCAGTGGCTGATGAAAACACCAAATATGCCTTAGGATCCGTGCTCAATCATGTGATGATCCATCAGAGCATCATCGGGCTGGAAGCCATGAAACAGATGGAAATGGCCGGAGATTATCCGGATGTGATCATCGGCAGTGCGGGCGGGGGCAGTAATTTTGCCGGTCTGTCCTTTCCCTTTGCCAGAGACAAGATCAACGGCAAACAGATCGATATCATTGCCGTGGAACCCACCTCCTGCCCCACCCTGACCCGGGGGCCTTTTGCCTATGATTTCGGGGACACGGTCCAGATGACCCCGTTGCTGCCCATGTACACCCTGGGTCATAATTTCGTGCCCGCCCCCATCCATGCCGGCGGGCTGAGGTACCACGGCATGTCACCCCTGGTGAGCCAGCTGGTTTTGGACGGCATCATCCGGCCTGAAGCCATTCATCAGATGGAAACGTTCAAGGCCGGGCTGACCTTTGCCCGGTCCGAAGGATATATTTCCGCGCCGGAATGCAACCATGCCGTGGCCATGGCCATCCGGGAGGCATTAAAAGCCAAGGAAGAAGGCAAAGAAAAAGTGATCCTGTTCAACTGGTCCGGCCATGGACTGGTGGATATGGCTTCCTATGAATCTTATTTCAGAGGGAACCTGGCTGATCATGATCTGCCCCAGGAACAGATCGACATCGCGCTTAAAGACCTGGAAAATCTGCCCAAACCCAGACAGGGCAAATAA
- a CDS encoding type II toxin-antitoxin system Phd/YefM family antitoxin, with amino-acid sequence MTILSATEARSNLYRLIDQTSSSHEPIIITGKRGNAVLLSEEDWKSIQETLFLLSIPGMRDSIREGLATPIDDCQEELDW; translated from the coding sequence ATGACAATATTATCTGCAACAGAAGCACGTTCAAATCTTTACAGGCTCATTGATCAAACATCATCCTCTCATGAGCCTATTATTATTACAGGCAAAAGAGGAAATGCGGTTCTTCTCTCGGAAGAAGACTGGAAATCAATTCAGGAGACCCTGTTTCTTTTGAGCATTCCAGGTATGCGTGACTCGATCAGGGAAGGCCTTGCAACGCCTATAGACGATTGTCAAGAGGAACTTGACTGGTGA
- a CDS encoding AAA family ATPase, translating into MFLKQAAIHSDTFPDTNAYPFCLEILNRTNTLGFDQGITLFSGENGTGKSTLLKALGLCCGIHIWEPEFLLRCETNPHEKQLHRYLTVTWDQGPVPGSYFGSQIFSHFARKLEEWALNDRPMLDYFGGKSLITQSHGQSLMSYFSNRYQRKGLYFLDEPETALSPKSQVALLNLIMGESGKGHAQFVIATHSPILLACPDAVIYNFNGPKIAPVLYEDTEYYRLYKAFMTDPSSFIQEMK; encoded by the coding sequence ATGTTCCTGAAGCAGGCGGCCATTCACAGCGACACCTTTCCGGACACAAATGCATATCCGTTCTGTCTGGAAATTCTGAACCGGACGAATACCCTGGGGTTTGACCAGGGCATCACGCTGTTTTCCGGAGAAAACGGCACGGGAAAATCCACATTGCTCAAGGCCCTGGGGCTTTGCTGCGGCATTCACATCTGGGAGCCGGAATTTCTGCTTCGGTGCGAAACCAATCCCCATGAAAAACAGTTGCACCGCTATCTGACCGTGACCTGGGACCAGGGACCCGTGCCGGGATCGTATTTCGGATCCCAGATTTTTTCCCATTTTGCCAGAAAACTGGAGGAGTGGGCACTCAATGACCGGCCCATGCTGGATTATTTCGGGGGAAAATCGTTGATCACCCAGTCCCACGGCCAGTCGCTGATGTCGTATTTTTCCAACCGGTATCAGCGCAAAGGTTTGTATTTTCTGGATGAGCCTGAGACGGCCCTGTCGCCGAAATCCCAGGTGGCACTGCTCAATCTGATCATGGGTGAAAGCGGCAAAGGCCATGCCCAGTTTGTGATCGCCACCCATTCGCCCATTCTGCTGGCCTGTCCGGATGCCGTGATCTATAATTTCAACGGGCCGAAAATTGCGCCTGTTTTGTATGAAGACACGGAGTATTACCGTCTTTACAAGGCGTTTATGACGGACCCGTCTTCCTTTATCCAAGAAATGAAATAA
- a CDS encoding ComF family protein: protein MFRIFTDCHGKPVCDSLKKTVQRVGALVFPDMCLNCRALLPVSKEPDFSEPAFFCAECRARGLPAFEPPYCRICGHMFDTGDTHICETCLTDPPVVHRVRAALAYQGLVPEIVPLFKYHARLSLTPFFDSLMFNALDRYFRDTEIHWIVPVPLHPKKLRQRGFNQSLLLVRRLYDTYERHYGARPGWQVDASVLKRVRYTHSQTGLDIAARKNNLKNAFQVPDPARVKNAGILLVDDVYTTGATSNEAARALLAGGAVRVDVLVLARA, encoded by the coding sequence ATGTTCCGGATTTTCACAGATTGTCATGGAAAACCTGTTTGTGACAGCCTGAAAAAAACCGTTCAAAGGGTTGGGGCACTGGTGTTTCCGGACATGTGCCTCAACTGCCGGGCATTGCTGCCCGTTTCGAAGGAACCTGATTTTTCAGAGCCGGCTTTTTTCTGTGCAGAGTGTCGCGCCAGAGGACTTCCAGCATTCGAGCCCCCTTATTGCCGGATATGCGGCCATATGTTTGACACGGGAGACACCCATATTTGTGAAACCTGCCTCACAGACCCTCCCGTGGTTCACCGGGTCCGGGCGGCCCTGGCCTATCAGGGACTGGTGCCTGAGATCGTTCCTTTGTTCAAATACCACGCCCGGCTGTCGTTGACCCCGTTTTTTGATTCCCTGATGTTCAATGCATTGGATCGATATTTCAGGGACACGGAAATCCACTGGATTGTGCCCGTGCCCCTGCACCCGAAAAAACTGCGGCAAAGAGGATTCAACCAGTCGTTGCTCCTGGTACGCCGGCTTTACGACACATATGAGCGACATTATGGCGCGCGTCCGGGGTGGCAGGTGGATGCCTCCGTATTGAAACGGGTCCGGTACACCCATTCTCAAACCGGGCTGGACATTGCCGCACGGAAAAACAATTTAAAGAACGCGTTTCAGGTTCCGGACCCGGCCCGGGTGAAAAATGCCGGCATTTTACTGGTGGATGATGTGTACACCACCGGGGCCACAAGCAATGAAGCAGCCCGGGCTCTGCTGGCTGGGGGCGCGGTCCGGGTGGATGTCCTGGTGCTGGCCCGGGCCTGA
- a CDS encoding DUF1016 N-terminal domain-containing protein codes for MKDEMGCKFYKSAFLLLPGGQSAQYEALKKVNKELVGLNWDIGRTIVERQDNQGWGKAAVQRIAKDLQREFPGRSGFSASNLWWMKFFFETYIGLEKLVPLVREIGWTHNVVIFQRCKDPLEREFYIRMTRKFGWSKNVLIHQIDNQGYEKTLLGQTNFNQAI; via the coding sequence GTGAAAGATGAGATGGGATGCAAATTTTATAAAAGTGCCTTCCTCCTGTTGCCAGGCGGCCAGTCCGCCCAGTATGAAGCTCTCAAGAAGGTCAACAAGGAACTGGTTGGGCTGAACTGGGACATCGGACGGACGATCGTGGAACGGCAGGATAATCAAGGCTGGGGCAAGGCCGCCGTTCAGCGGATTGCTAAAGATTTACAGCGTGAGTTCCCTGGCAGAAGCGGCTTTTCAGCCTCTAATCTCTGGTGGATGAAATTTTTTTTCGAGACATACATTGGATTGGAAAAACTCGTACCACTGGTGCGAGAAATCGGATGGACCCACAATGTTGTCATTTTTCAGCGCTGCAAAGACCCCCTGGAACGGGAATTTTATATCCGGATGACCCGCAAATTCGGCTGGTCAAAGAACGTGCTCATTCACCAGATCGACAACCAGGGCTATGAAAAAACCTTGTTGGGCCAGACCAATTTTAATCAGGCCATATAA
- a CDS encoding NAD(P)/FAD-dependent oxidoreductase, which yields MLKDGEKGVIRQRGKDDITYAIAPHVPCGVVKPDQLRTLADVADKYQVSELKITSAARIAIIGLKEDQVDGVWEDLGMDPGHAVGLCVRSIKVCPGIQYCRLAKQDSLEMGMELDRRYHGMVLPSKMKMGVSGCKIQCAENCIKDISLYGTPKGWAVMIGGNGSALPRLADLLVEDLSREKALDMVVRIIDYYKENSKRERMGRMIERMGLDKVKADLLG from the coding sequence ATGCTCAAAGACGGAGAAAAAGGCGTCATCCGCCAGCGCGGAAAAGACGATATCACCTATGCCATTGCCCCCCATGTGCCCTGCGGAGTGGTGAAACCGGACCAGCTGAGAACCCTGGCCGATGTGGCGGATAAATATCAGGTATCGGAACTCAAGATCACCAGTGCGGCACGGATTGCTATCATCGGGCTCAAGGAGGACCAGGTGGACGGGGTCTGGGAGGACCTGGGCATGGATCCCGGCCATGCCGTGGGGCTGTGCGTGCGGAGCATCAAGGTCTGCCCGGGCATCCAGTACTGCCGCCTGGCCAAACAGGACAGCCTGGAGATGGGCATGGAACTCGACCGGCGCTACCACGGCATGGTCCTGCCCAGCAAGATGAAGATGGGGGTTTCCGGCTGCAAGATCCAGTGCGCGGAAAACTGCATCAAGGATATCTCCCTGTACGGCACCCCCAAGGGGTGGGCCGTGATGATCGGGGGGAACGGATCGGCACTGCCCAGGCTGGCGGATCTTCTGGTGGAGGACCTGTCCCGGGAAAAGGCCCTGGACATGGTGGTCCGGATCATTGACTATTACAAGGAGAACTCCAAGCGCGAACGCATGGGGCGTATGATCGAGCGCATGGGACTGGATAAGGTCAAAGCGGACCTTCTGGGCTGA
- a CDS encoding DNA-3-methyladenine glycosylase I, whose amino-acid sequence MQRCDWCLKDPIYIKYHDTEWGVPVHDDNKIFEFLILEGAQAGLSWLTILKRREGYRKAFADFDPAKVARFTPEQIADLLQNKAIIRNKLKVASAVSNARVFLDIQTKFGSFDQYAWQFVDGRPKVNTYTSVDQIPATSKESDAFSKDLKQRGFKFVGSTIIYAHMQATGMVNDHLVSCFRHQEVKKL is encoded by the coding sequence ATGCAGCGCTGTGACTGGTGTCTGAAAGATCCGATATATATCAAGTACCATGACACGGAATGGGGCGTGCCCGTGCATGATGACAACAAGATCTTTGAATTTCTGATCCTGGAAGGGGCCCAGGCCGGGCTGTCCTGGCTGACCATTCTCAAGCGAAGGGAAGGATACCGCAAAGCGTTTGCCGATTTCGATCCGGCCAAAGTGGCCCGGTTCACGCCGGAACAGATCGCAGACCTGCTCCAGAACAAGGCCATCATCCGCAATAAGCTCAAGGTGGCATCCGCCGTGAGCAATGCCCGGGTGTTTTTGGACATCCAGACCAAGTTCGGGTCTTTTGACCAGTATGCCTGGCAGTTTGTGGACGGCCGGCCCAAGGTCAATACCTATACTTCAGTGGACCAGATACCGGCCACCTCCAAAGAATCGGACGCGTTTTCCAAAGACCTGAAACAGCGGGGGTTCAAGTTTGTGGGCTCCACCATCATCTATGCCCATATGCAGGCCACGGGCATGGTGAACGATCATCTGGTGTCGTGTTTCCGGCATCAGGAGGTGAAAAAGCTTTGA
- a CDS encoding pyridoxal phosphate-dependent aminotransferase — MPIADKMVKMVEAASMIRKMFEEGIRMKEKFGADHVFDFSLGNPDVPPPKIMQETLLDLIHDDTVSHGYMPNPGFMHVRQAVADYLNQTFNVGLTPDLIVMTVGAAGALNDCLRALINPGEELLTPAPYFVGYNQYAFVAGATLITAPTRPDFHLDLEAIQTAITENTRVVLINSPNNPTGAVYSAEELDGLGRVLEAASKKFDKRIYLISDEPYRKIAYDVTVPSVFDAYDHTIVLTSYSKELSLAGERIGYLAVHPKAEDARLIAGAAGVANTMMYVNAPSLFQQVVGRLQGITVDIDIYRRRRDIFCQGLKQAGYEFDVPDGAFYLFPKSPIENDVEFVNLLKDQNILAVPGTGFGGPGYFRLSYAVPDKTIIDSLPGFKKAIQSVK; from the coding sequence ATGCCGATTGCAGACAAAATGGTGAAAATGGTGGAAGCGGCTTCCATGATCCGGAAGATGTTTGAAGAAGGCATCCGGATGAAAGAAAAATTCGGGGCCGACCATGTATTTGATTTTTCCCTGGGAAATCCGGATGTTCCCCCGCCCAAAATCATGCAGGAAACCCTGCTGGACCTGATCCATGATGACACTGTTTCCCATGGGTACATGCCCAACCCGGGGTTTATGCATGTCCGCCAGGCAGTGGCGGATTATCTGAACCAGACGTTTAACGTGGGCCTGACACCGGATTTGATCGTGATGACGGTGGGCGCGGCCGGGGCCCTGAACGACTGTCTCCGGGCACTGATCAACCCGGGCGAGGAACTGCTCACTCCGGCCCCTTATTTTGTGGGATACAACCAGTATGCGTTCGTGGCCGGGGCCACCTTGATCACAGCCCCCACCCGCCCGGATTTCCACCTGGACCTGGAAGCCATCCAGACCGCCATCACGGAAAACACCCGGGTCGTGCTGATCAATTCACCCAACAACCCCACGGGCGCGGTCTATTCAGCCGAAGAACTGGACGGGTTAGGCCGGGTTTTGGAAGCGGCCAGCAAAAAATTCGACAAACGCATCTACCTGATATCCGATGAACCCTACCGGAAAATCGCCTATGACGTGACCGTTCCGTCCGTATTTGATGCCTACGACCACACCATTGTCCTGACTTCCTATTCCAAGGAACTGTCTTTGGCCGGTGAACGCATCGGTTATCTGGCCGTGCATCCCAAAGCGGAAGATGCCCGACTGATTGCCGGTGCCGCCGGCGTGGCCAACACCATGATGTATGTCAATGCCCCGTCCCTGTTCCAGCAGGTGGTGGGACGGCTGCAAGGGATTACCGTGGATATCGATATTTACCGCCGGCGCCGGGATATTTTCTGCCAGGGGCTTAAACAGGCCGGGTATGAATTCGATGTACCGGACGGCGCATTTTATCTGTTTCCCAAAAGCCCCATTGAAAATGACGTGGAATTCGTCAATCTGCTCAAGGACCAGAACATCCTGGCCGTGCCGGGCACGGGCTTTGGCGGCCCCGGTTATTTCAGGCTGTCCTATGCCGTGCCGGACAAAACCATCATTGATTCTTTGCCCGGATTCAAAAAAGCCATACAAAGCGTCAAATAA